TGTTTGATCTTGAGAATGATTCATTCTTTTTGTTTTTAATAATTTTCAGGGGTAGAATTCCCGAAATATCCTCTAAAAAAGGTATTGATCCATCGCTGGAATCATTGTCAACTACTATGATCTCGAAGTGGGGGTACTGGATTTTCTGGGTGAAGTCTTCCAACAATCTTTTTAAATGTTTAAGACCATTCCTGTTGATTATTATAATGGAAACCAGGGGTGCTTCATTGTTAAATTCCATCAGTTCAAGATTAGAAAAATTTTGATCAATTATTGATTCATATAATTCTTTTTTCTGACTTTCAGTGAGTTTATAATCCTGTTTAATAAAATCCATTATCCGTGATTCTTTCAATTGTTTAACTTTAGAAACAGTTCTATGTTTTAAGGAGTTATATGAATCCCGTATATGGTTTCTAAACATTCTTAATTCTTCGAATCCTTTTAATTTTCTCACGCTGGGGGGAATTTTCACCATAAAAACCTCGTGAACTAATCACTTTTTGAGTAATATCAATACAAGTCCATTAGATGGTTAGAATATCTGAATTTAAGTTGATAGGTAAAGATAATATTCTAAATGTATATTTTTGAGTTTTATAAATTTTTAGGATTTATGATGTATAAAGTAGACCGTTAAAGTATTCCATACTATATTCTTACCAAAATTTCAGTATGAACATTAATAATTGTAGGGGTACCTCAATGAACATTAATTATGGGAATACCTATAAAGTTTTATTAACTGAATGCAAATAAACCATACGTCATAACTAATGGGAAAATTTATTTCCAAAATAATATGTATTGTAAAACAATTTGGGAAATAATCAATTCCCTTATCAAACTAATTAAATAAAATTAATAAGAGTGGTTAAACAATGTCCAAGAAATTAATTGCCCTAATCATATTAATAATCCTCGTTGCCGGCGCAGGATTGGTTATATCTCATTTTTATTCCCAGGGAAAGGAAAAATTTGAGGGAAACTACAACGTACTACTCCTATGTGTGGACACTTCAGAGCAGAGACCCGGTGTTGGGGCAGTTGATATGGCCTTTGTGGTGAATGTTAACCAGGGAAAGGTTATAAACATGACCCCAGTTTACCCAGGAGGCCTGGCACACCCCACTTTATCTCCCACTTCTGATATGCGAAGTTATGGTGTGGATAAATTCTATCTGCATGATTCCCTGTGGACTACTGATGTGGAAAAAGGATCCAAAATTGCCCAAGAAACAGTTGAATATCATACTGGCCTGAAGACTGATATGGTGATTATTGTAACCCCCGAGTCTATAGATGCCATCATAAAAGCCATTGGCCCCATCTATGTGAATGGTCAGGGATACGTTACAGGAAACTCTGTTGAATTCCTGAGGGAAGAACAAGATAGTGGTGGTATGTCCCGGGGTAGTGCAGTGCAGTCCCTGATGGAGGGTATAAAAACTGCAATTCAAGACCCAAAAAATCGTAAAGCCCTCATGGATACCGTTTCCGCCCAGTACTCCCAGGGAAACATATACGTGATTCCTTCAAATGTTTTACAGGAGTTTTTAGTCTATGAGGGCATAAACACCCTCTTCTAACCTAATTTTTATTTTAAAGAGAAGTTAAAATCTTTTCTTGTAATCTAACTCCTTGAAGGTGATTTTAAATTCAGTACCGTGACTTCTTTCCAGGGTGATTTCACCATCGATCTGATGAACTAAACTGTTTACTAATTGCAGACCAAGGGATTCTGTTTTTTTGAAATTAAAGTTTTCAGGCACCCCTATTCCATTATCAGCAATAATTAATGTATGGTCACCATTGCTAGTTTTCATTTCAACGGTGACTGAACCCTCATCCATCTCTGGAAAGGCAAATTTAAGGCTGTTGGTAACCAGTTCATTAATGATAAGACCTAATGGTATGGCAGTTTCCATGTTCATTTCAATATCTTCAACTTTGAAAATAGCCTCTATTGTACCCTTCTTAATTCCATAGGTGTAAAAAATATCTGAAACCAGTTTTTCAGTGTAGTCTTTAAAATTGATATGGCTTAGATCACGGGACATGTAGAGCTTTTCATGGATCATGGCCATGGATTTCACCCGGCTCTGGCTATCTTTGAGCACGTTTCTGGTTTCATCCTCCTGGACATATGATCGTTGCAGGTTTAGTAAACTGGAGATGATCTGCATGTTATTTTTCACACGGTGATGAATTTCCCGTAATAAAACTTCTTTTTCATCTAAAGAGTTTTCAAGAGATTTCTCCCTTAATTTAAGTTCAGTTATATCCTCCAGAATCAGGGCAATTCCAATTATTTTCCCTTCCTTTTTCATGGGACTATAATGTACCTTGGCAAATTTTTGATGGCCTTCCTTGTTAATGAAACCCCATTCAGTCTTTTTTAGAGATTTTCCCATTAAAATATCCTTAAAAGCTCCCAAAACCTCTTTAGCATCGATTTTAATAGATGGTATCATCTGGATCAAATTTCGACCCACAACTTCGTCTTTTTCAAATCCAAGCAATTCTAAAGTTTTTAGATTAGTTTCAATAACAGTTCCTTTTCTATCAAAAAGAGTTATTCCTTCAGCTGCAGTTTCAACCACATGCCGGTATTTCTCTTCACTATGTTTTAATTCTTTTTCAGCATTTTTACGATCAGTGATATCCCTACTATTAAACACTAACGATTCAAAATTGCCCTCTGCATCGTATACTGCTTTCCCAAGGGCTTCCACCCATAAATAACTGCCATCTGATTTTTTAACCTGGTATTCAATAGTTACAGGTTGTCTAGTTATTATTGCCTGTTGAATTACTCCACTAACTATTTCCTGATCATCCGGATGAACTAAGTCAGATAAACCTTTACCTAAAACGTCAGAGGGGTTAAAACCAGTGAATTGTTTTATTGATGGGCTGAAATAGGTTATGATCCCTTCAGAATTAATCTGGCCCACAACATCAGACATGTTATCAGTTATGAACCGAAGCTGTTCTTCACTTTCCTCAATTTGCTGAATAGCCAGATGTCTTTCGTTAATATCTTCATTGCTGGCCCTTTGACCTAAAAATTCACCTTCTTCATTGAATACTGGTTGACAGTTGTGACTAATCCAGATTTCTTCACCATCTTTCCTTATGATCCTGAATTCAATTTCTCCACCAACTCTCATTTCATTAAAATCATTTTCATGTTTTAAAAAGAGTTTTTTATCATCAGGATGGATTATTTTTACCAGTAGCTTCGGTTCTTCAATGAATTCTTCAGGGGTGTATCCAGATATGCGTTCACATGAAGGTGAAACGTATAATAGATCTCCATTGGGACTCACCCAGTACTCCCAATCATAAGTAAAGTCAGCCACAGTTTTAAACTTCTGTTCACTCTCCATCAGCTTTATTTCAAGGTTTTTACGATCATCAATATCAAAAGAGAGAATAAAAATACCTTCCGGTACTGGAAAGACACTGAGTTCAAACCATTGGCCAGTGCCATCGGGAAAGGTGAAATAAATTTCCAGGTGATGTGATGTGCGTTTTTTCATGGCACTTTCCAATATCTTGAACATTTCACTTTCCCCAATACCCGGATACACTTCCATCATGGACCGGCCGTCCAAATCTTCTTTTACCACCCTTGCGTGTCTGGTAGCAGCATCGTTTACATAGATGTACCTCCAATCATAATCGATGAGCTGACAGCCTTCCATCATGTTGTCCAGGGCATGGCGATATTTTTTCTCACTTTCCCTGAGTCTTTTTTCACTTTCTTTAATCTCGGTGATGTCCCTGGCCACCACCACCGAACCAGTGATTTCACCCTCTTTATCACGTATTGGTCCAAAACTGTAATTACCCCACCATTTTTCACCAGTATCCTTCCGTTCTATAATATATTCTGCACTGGATACTGTCTCACCCCTAAGGGCACGGGGTACCGCCCACATATCCAAGGGGGCTAAGGTCCCATTATCAAAATAAACATTCACGTAATCAGGATATTCAGAAAGAGTTTTGTAGCATTCTTCCTTGTTTTTGAACTTGTGATAGGTTGCAAAGGCTTCGTTGAATTCTATAAAGTTACCTTCTTTATCAGATATGAATACCGCATCATTCATGCTTTCTATTACAGCTTCAAGTTTGGCTTCACTCCCACCTAACTTTTCTTCCATCTGTTTACGTTGGGAAATATCTTCAAAGATGTTGTACACTTGATATGGTTTATATTCCCCTTCCCTGAATTTGGGAGTTGCATTTATAGTTATCCAACGGGTTTTCCTCTTTTTAGGGTTAAAAAAACCCATCACCACATTTTTAACTTTTTTTCCAGTTTTTAATGCCACCATTGCCGGGTGTTCTTCACATGGAAAATCGGATCCATCTTCATGGATACACTTCCAACGAGGATCCTTGGAATTACGGCCCTGCATTTCATTAATGGTCAGGCCCAATATCTCCTCTGCTGCAGGATTGGCAGATAGGATTTCCCCATTTTTATCCTGGTATACCACTCCCTGATCCATGGTTTCGAAAAGGTTACGATAATTCTTTTCACTTTCTTTTAACTCTTCTTGCATTTTATTTCTATAAATAGCGAGTTCAATAGAATATTTAAGTTCTATAGTATTATAGGGCTTTGTTAAATATCCATAAGGTTCGGTGAGTTTGGCTCTTTCAATGGTAGATTCTTCAGGATGAGCTGTTAAAAATATAACTGGTATGTTAAACTTTTTAATCTCAAGAGCAGCATCAATACCATCAGTTTTCCCTTTTAAAATTATATCCATCAAAATAAGATCAGGCTTTATTTCTAAGGCCTTCTTAACAGCTTCTTCGCCATTGGAAGCAACATATGGGACCTCATATCCAAAAGATTCCAG
This DNA window, taken from Methanobacterium subterraneum, encodes the following:
- a CDS encoding PAS domain S-box protein — encoded protein: MADKILLVEDESIEALDIKRTLESFGYEVPYVASNGEEAVKKALEIKPDLILMDIILKGKTDGIDAALEIKKFNIPVIFLTAHPEESTIERAKLTEPYGYLTKPYNTIELKYSIELAIYRNKMQEELKESEKNYRNLFETMDQGVVYQDKNGEILSANPAAEEILGLTINEMQGRNSKDPRWKCIHEDGSDFPCEEHPAMVALKTGKKVKNVVMGFFNPKKRKTRWITINATPKFREGEYKPYQVYNIFEDISQRKQMEEKLGGSEAKLEAVIESMNDAVFISDKEGNFIEFNEAFATYHKFKNKEECYKTLSEYPDYVNVYFDNGTLAPLDMWAVPRALRGETVSSAEYIIERKDTGEKWWGNYSFGPIRDKEGEITGSVVVARDITEIKESEKRLRESEKKYRHALDNMMEGCQLIDYDWRYIYVNDAATRHARVVKEDLDGRSMMEVYPGIGESEMFKILESAMKKRTSHHLEIYFTFPDGTGQWFELSVFPVPEGIFILSFDIDDRKNLEIKLMESEQKFKTVADFTYDWEYWVSPNGDLLYVSPSCERISGYTPEEFIEEPKLLVKIIHPDDKKLFLKHENDFNEMRVGGEIEFRIIRKDGEEIWISHNCQPVFNEEGEFLGQRASNEDINERHLAIQQIEESEEQLRFITDNMSDVVGQINSEGIITYFSPSIKQFTGFNPSDVLGKGLSDLVHPDDQEIVSGVIQQAIITRQPVTIEYQVKKSDGSYLWVEALGKAVYDAEGNFESLVFNSRDITDRKNAEKELKHSEEKYRHVVETAAEGITLFDRKGTVIETNLKTLELLGFEKDEVVGRNLIQMIPSIKIDAKEVLGAFKDILMGKSLKKTEWGFINKEGHQKFAKVHYSPMKKEGKIIGIALILEDITELKLREKSLENSLDEKEVLLREIHHRVKNNMQIISSLLNLQRSYVQEDETRNVLKDSQSRVKSMAMIHEKLYMSRDLSHINFKDYTEKLVSDIFYTYGIKKGTIEAIFKVEDIEMNMETAIPLGLIINELVTNSLKFAFPEMDEGSVTVEMKTSNGDHTLIIADNGIGVPENFNFKKTESLGLQLVNSLVHQIDGEITLERSHGTEFKITFKELDYKKRF
- a CDS encoding DUF4012 domain-containing protein: MSKKLIALIILIILVAGAGLVISHFYSQGKEKFEGNYNVLLLCVDTSEQRPGVGAVDMAFVVNVNQGKVINMTPVYPGGLAHPTLSPTSDMRSYGVDKFYLHDSLWTTDVEKGSKIAQETVEYHTGLKTDMVIIVTPESIDAIIKAIGPIYVNGQGYVTGNSVEFLREEQDSGGMSRGSAVQSLMEGIKTAIQDPKNRKALMDTVSAQYSQGNIYVIPSNVLQEFLVYEGINTLF